One genomic segment of Primulina tabacum isolate GXHZ01 chromosome 9, ASM2559414v2, whole genome shotgun sequence includes these proteins:
- the LOC142554958 gene encoding uncharacterized protein LOC142554958 has product MTSSKRGAAFSIEEDKLLVMAYLDVSQNPIIGINQSRDRLWSRVAATYNEQLAGNSTEPRTTKALQCRWFNINKIVQNFSSCVSQVELSRPSGASEKDILDQAKALFKQSAGSTWRLDHVWSLLKDQEKFRSSNAILPNFIPNRGNIDSSQSDYSPNTESQTPDSGGLSGFAINLDEDNPSGGSSQRPIGIKKAKAKRKATEEHLKDISTMAKCTEKMVAVMENAEVHRQQLVAVEKQRNAIMAFKEENKILRMNPMCVDESVRAYLIKEQQKIWQKRMETGDGSDGTSTPFGQFFGGTSPSGSNLPPY; this is encoded by the exons ATGACTTCATCTAAACGTGGTGCTGCCTTCTCAATCGAGGAGGACAAACTACTCGTGATGGCTTATCTTGATGTCTCCCAAAATCCAATAATTGGTATAAACCAATCACGCGATAGGTTATGGTCACGAGTGGCAGCTACATACAACGAACAACTCGCTGGTAACTCAACAGAGCCTCGAACTACTAAGGCCCTCCAATGTCGCTGGTTCAACATAAACAAGATTGTCCAAAACTTTAGTTCATGTGTTAGCCAGGTGGAACTTAGTCGTCCAAGTGGTGCTTCTGAGAAAGACATT TTGGATCAAGCAAAAGCCTTATTTAAGCAATCAGCTGGGTCGACTTGGCGGTTGGATCATGTATGGTCTTTGCTTAAGGACCAAGAGAAGTTTAGGTCATCAAACGCTATTTTACCGAATTTCATACCAAACCGCGGGAATATCGACTCATCCCAATCTGACTATTCTCCCAACACAGAATCACAAACACCCGATTCTGGAGGGCTATCTGGGTTTGCTATAAACCTGGATGAAGATAATCCATCAGGAGGGAGTTCTCAGCGTCCAATTGGCATAAAAAAGGCCAAAGCCAAAAGAAAAGCTACTGAAGAACACTTGAAGGACATTTCCACCATGGCCAAATGTACTGAGAAAATGGTGGCTGTTATGGAGAATGCTGAGGTACATCGACAACAACTCGTTGctgttgagaaacaaaggaaTGCGATAATGGCTTttaaagaagaaaacaaaatactAAGGATGAACCCTATGTGCGTTGATGAATCAGTCCGTGCATACTTGATCAAAGAACAACAAAAAATTTGGCAAAAAAGAATGGAGACGGGGGATGGCTCCGACGGAACTTCTACACCATTTGGACAGTTCTTCGGAGGAACTTCACCATCCGGGTCCAACCTTCCACCATACTAG
- the LOC142554957 gene encoding protein ANTAGONIST OF LIKE HETEROCHROMATIN PROTEIN 1-like: protein MNFHEGGPSSFSFYASSSSSDDEDQPSANIQNEFNRIDEQQMVLSQLINSATVVSNYFEESDNLHRRGSITGHVVINRDRLAAEQRLYNDYFSESPMCNESMFKRRFRMSRRLFLRIMESVQQYDNYFVQKVDALGRLGLSPYQKITAVMRILAYGMATDSTDEYIKIGESTAIESLKRFCRAVVEVFGDWYLRSPNAQDIERILLIGKQRGFPGMLGSLDCMHWKWKNGPTGWAGQYAGRSGKPTIILEAVADYELWIWHAYFGLPGSNNDINVLSKSHLFVNLANGVAPPANYVIQGKEYTMGYYLADGIYPKWATLVQTIHNPQGPKKKYFAARQESCRKDVERAFGVLQSKWAIITGPARVWSKQVLHDIMTTCIIMHNMIIEDERELNVPVTDYREAPIPDVEMAQDEHVRFQEFLARHRKIKDKSAHYALRDSLIDHLWEEYSNSEY from the coding sequence ATGAATTTTCATGAAGGAGGTCCTTCAAGTTTTTCTTTCTATGCGTCCTCGTCGTCATCTGACGACGAAGATCAACCTAGTGCCAACATACAGAATGAGTTTAATCGCATTGACGAACAACAAATGGTTTTAAGCCAACTCATAAACAGTGCTACCGTTGTCTCCAATTACTTCGAAGAAAGTGATAATTTGCACCGTCGAGGCTCGATCACTGGCCATGTTGTGATTAATCGAGACAGATTAGCTGCCGAACAACGCTTGTACAATGACTATTTTTCTGAGTCTCCAATGTGCAATGAATCAATGTTCAAGAGACGTTTTCGAATGTCTCGTCGGTTATTCTTGCGAATTATGGAATCAGTTCAACAATATGACAATTACTTCGTACAGAAAGTAGATGCGTTGGGGAGGCTCGGGTTGTCCCCATACCAGAAGATAACAGCTGTAATGCGTATCTTAGCATATGGTATGGCGACAGATTCAACGGATGAGTATATTAAAATCGGGGAATCTACTGCGATTGAAAGTTTAAAAAGATTTTGTCGGGCTGTGGTGGAGGTTTTTGGTGACTGGTATCTTCGGTCTCCAAATGCTCAGGACATTGAAAGGATTCTCCTTATTGGAAAACAACGTGGATTCCCGGGGATGCTAGGAAGCCTAGATTGTATGCATTGGAAGTGGAAAAACGGTCCAACAGGTTGGGCTGGACAATATGCTGGTCGTAGCGGAAAACCAACCATCATTTTGGAGGCCGTAGCAGATTACGAGTTGTGGATATGGCATGCATACTTTGGTTTACCAGGTTCAAACAATGACATTAATGTGTTATCAAAATCTCATCTTTTTGTTAATTTGGCCAATGGTGTAGCTCCCCCTGCTAACTATGTCATACAAGGAAAAGAATACACCATGGGATACTACCTAGCAGATGGTATATATCCAAAGTGGGCTACTCTAGTGCAAACAATCCACAATCCACAAGGTccaaagaagaaatattttgcagCACGACAAGAAAGTTGTAGAAAAGATGTTGAACGAGCATTTGGAGTATTGCAATCAAAGTGGGCGATAATCACTGGACCTGCACGAGTTTGGAGCAAACAAGTGCTGCATGATATCATGACAACATGCATTataatgcataatatgattattgAAGATGAAAGAGAATTGAATGTGCCAGTCACAGATTATCGCGAGGCACCCATCCCAGATGTTGAAATGGCACAGGATGAGCATGTCCGATTTCAAGAGTTTCTTGCACGCCATcgtaaaataaaagataaatcGGCTCACTATGCACTCCGAGATTCTCTTATTGACCATTTGTGGGAGGAGTACAGTAATTCGgaatattag